In Hydra vulgaris chromosome 06, alternate assembly HydraT2T_AEP, a genomic segment contains:
- the LOC136081624 gene encoding dual adapter for phosphotyrosine and 3-phosphotyrosine and 3-phosphoinositide-like — translation MVNNSINSTTDVNEITSLADLDWFHGDMSRSIAETILLNNATEGTYLLRINSDKENYSVSVRCQNSIKHYVITHNKEKNIFVFGIATFYSLKELLDYFESYPELSSAENETVVLRKPYKNEDNALHSYTPVNGHGEAA, via the exons atggttaataaCAGCATTAACTCAACAACAGATGTCAATGAAATAACTTCCTTGGCAGATCTAGA TTGGTTTCATGGTGATATGAGTCGTTCAATAGCAGAAACTATTTTGCTCAATAATGCAACTGAAGGAACCTACTTGTTAAGAATTAATTCCGATAAGGAAAACTATTCGGTCTCTGTGCG CTGTCAGAACTCTATCAAACATTATGTGATTACtcacaataaagaaaaaaatatctttgtatTTGGAATAGCTACATTCTATTCTTTGAAAGAACTTTTGGATTATTTTGAATCATATCCGGAGCTTAGCAGTgcagaaa ATGAAACAGTTGTTCTGCGAAAGCCTTATAAAAACGAAGATAATGCGCTGCATAGTTACACACCTGTAAATGGACATGGAGAAGCTGcttaa